One Lagenorhynchus albirostris chromosome 8, mLagAlb1.1, whole genome shotgun sequence genomic region harbors:
- the SFRP4 gene encoding secreted frizzled-related protein 4: MLLSILTALCLWLRLALGVRGAPCEAVRIPMCRHMPWNITRMPNHLHHSTQENAILAIEQYEELVDVNCSAVLRFFLCAMYAPICTLEFLHDPIKPCKSVCQRARDDCEPLMKMYNHSWPESLACDELPVYDRGVCISPEAIVTDLPEDVKWIDITPDMMVQERPLDIDCKRLSPDRCKCKKVKPTLATYLSKNYSYVIHAKIKAVQRSGCNEVTTVVDVKEIFKSSSPIPRTQVPLITNSSCQCPHILPHQDVLIMCYEWRSRMMLLENCLVEKWRDQLSKRSIQWEERLQEQQRTIQDKKRTAGRTSRSNAPKPKGKPPAPKPASPKKNIKARSAPKRTNPKRV; encoded by the exons ATGCTCCTCTCCATCCTGACCGCGCTCTGCCTGTGGCTGCGCCTGGCGCTGGGCGTGCGCGGCGCGCCGTGCGAGGCGGTGCGCATCCCCATGTGCCGGCACATGCCCTGGAACATCACGCGGATGCCCAACCACCTGCACCACAGCACGCAGGAGAACGCCATCCTGGCCATCGAGCAGTACGAGGAGCTGGTGGACGTGAACTGCAGCGCCGTGCTGCGCTTCTTCCTCTGCGCCATGTACGCGCCCATCTGCACCCTGGAGTTCCTGCACGACCCCATCAAGCCGTGCAAGTCGGTGTGCCAGCGCGCGCGTGACGACTGCGAGCCCCTCATGAAGATGTACAACCACAGCTGGCCCGAGAGCCTGGCCTGCGACGAGCTGCCTGTCTACGACCGGGGCGTGTGCATCTCGCCCGAGGCCATCGTCACTGACCTCCCGGAGG ACGTTAAGTGGATAGACATCACTCCAGACATGATGGTACAGGAAAGGCCTCTTGACATTGACTGTAAACGCCTAAGCCCTG ACCGGTGCAAGTGCAAAAAGGTGAAGCCGACCCTGGCGACGTACCTGAGCAAAAACTACAGTTACG TCATTCATGCCAAAATAAAAGCTGTGCAGAGGAGTGGCTGTAATGAAGTAACTACAGTGGTGGATGTGAAAGAGATCTTCAAGTCCTCATCACCCATCCCTCGAACTCAAGTCCCACTCATTACGAATTCATCCTGCCAGTGTCCTCACATCCTGCCCCACCAAGATGTTCTCATCATGTGTTATGAGTGGCGCTCACG GATGATGCTTCTTGAAAATTGTTTAGTTGAAAAATGGAGAGATCAACTTAGTAAAAGATCCATA CAGTGGGAAGAGAGGCTGCAGGAACAACAGAGGACAATCCAGGACAAGAAGCGCACAGCGGGGCGCACCAGCCGCAGTAACGCCCCGAAACCCAAGGGGAAGCCGCCTGCCCCCAAACCAGCCAGCCCCAAGAAGAACATTAAAGCTAGGAGTGCTCCAAAgagaacaaacccaaaacgagTGTGA